AGCATTACAGTCATGAACAATAATGCATTCCAATTATAATCCAATCATATAATATACTATACATTAATAGGCAATTTGTGTACTTGAGTACTGTAAGTATATTTTGAAGCTAAATACTTTTACTTCTAGCAgagtactgtattttccagacaaTAAGtgacatttctaattatactaattatatttatctgaatgctgacactcccTCCAAGCTTTGTTTCAGATGCTTTGCTTATTACCTGCACACTGatgtctgcagtatagctctttctttctttcttttctttctttctttctcaagAGTAAAGTTTAACATATGAACATAagcgtttttattttttcagcgGTACAGTGTTATCTTCAGATAAGAGTGCCaggagtgccatctaacacaaaaaataactatataactataaaaaacaactatatataaatatatatgttgcTTTGGTGTATATGTCACAGGACAAGacagaagagtaaaaaaagtgaaacttaTAGTCTAAACAATatggtatttgtattttaaaaatgcacaaatacaataatatacaaaataacCTGTATATTTTCCTGCATTTATACATACACCATCACACTCAATGACAATGTACAACTGGTACAATATATGTGAAGACTGTGAGCAAAATATTTGCATGGCTGATGATGCTTCAATAgtgaaaaaaaagcagcagaaactcttttacaaatatataatttgGGCTTATTTTACTCTAAAGAGGCTAACTTGCATGCATTTCTATTTCCTCAGATATGTGGGTTAATCTTGTGTCAGATAATGAGCTTGAGTCCGAGTGAGGTCAAAGGTTAAGTAGGACTTTGTGCAAGACCAGATGAGGATCCCAACATTTCTCTGTTCACAACTTGGAAGACCGTTGGTAATGTGTTATCATTGTACACTGACCTGTAGACCAATGTGCCCCTCAAGcatgaaattcattttcatgAAGAAAGCCACAGTAGCCCGGAAGGAGTCAGAGGTTGGCGGTTTGGGGCTAATGAAAGGTGAGAGATGATCCAGGGGACAGAGTGGCCGAGGTGCGCTAATCTATGTGACAAGCTCTCGTTGCTCTCTGCCCAAGATTTGACCCTGCTTAACAGCCTAAAAGATTCCAAATTTGTGCCATTGGCAGCCAATGTTAACAAGAAGGAGAAACTCCCCCAGCTCTGTTTGCTGTCTACCatctgctgtgaggcaacaatataaattacattttgagtataaatgacattttattgtaaCCATTAATCAGCCTATCTATGACTGTCATATGAGTAATTTAATTCTTTACTTAACAGACCTTTAtcacaacaaacattttaatttatcatagcaggaaaagcacatgtgaaaataaattttattaatgAAGGCTGCAGGGGTTCATTGTTAATATGCATGTTTGAAATTCAGGTTCAGATTGACTTTATTTGCACCCACAGGTGAATTTTATTTACAGCACatgaaagaaagagacacaGGGATGGCACAGGGTTactgaaacaacaaacacaaacacacaacttcaAATTTAAGTGTTTCCTCACTGGCACCAGGCTACTTAGATGTAATAGAGCCACTCTTAATGCATGGAAAAAAGATATGCACTGCTTGAGAATGAGAAAATAACTCATGGAAGCTAAATACTTCATGTTTAGGAAGGAGATACTAACTCGTAGAATGAGACAATGTGTGGGAATGAGCTAATAACTCATTGGAACAAGATACTTGCATGTTAAGGAGATAGTTTCTTGGAACAGTATATTGCGTCTGAATGACATAACTTATGGGGATGAGATGCTTAATGTGTTGGAAAAAGATAATTCATGGGAATAAGATACTTATTGCATGTTAAAGAGATAGTTTTTTCTTAGAATAGAATAATGTGTGAACGAGATAACTCATGGGAACGAGATGCATATTAAGGAGATAGCATCTTGTTGGAACTGAATTTTTTTTGGAGTCGTGATTTTTAATATGCTGCTGATTTTTAACTGTGGCTCATGTTTCATTAGTTATTGGCCAAAAGGTTTTGTGGTCGAGGTTACCATGCCATAAAAATTAACACATTGTAACTAATGTCACCTGGTGATTGCTGCTTCTGCACTTTAGGAGTGAGGTGAAATTAGTTGTGTCAATTGGTGCCAATCTTGCCAGTCTGAGGTGAGATGATGTTGGTCTCACACTGCTAAGCGTGAGATTGATGAGCCCAAGAGAGGATAAGCAATTTAATCTTTGAAATTGGTCTTATTAGAGTTTAGGTTGCACATCTCATTTTAACACTTGATGCCTCTAGACGTTGCATTGCGGCCACAGCACATTTTATGAGAGTGCTGCCCCAGCACTCACTCAGTAAAGAAAGCTGGCTGACTAGGATCTCTAAGAGTGAGTGCTGTTCCAGTACATATCACTCAATGATCCTGTATATGCTTACAGAGACGCCTTGAAGTCTGAAGTAATGCTGCACATCTCTTAGGGGCCAACCAGCGTTTCCTCCCACTGTGCTGTAAACAGTCAGTCCCTGGTGGTTTTTCACAGCAGGTTTCTCCTGGTCAAAGTCTCCAATTAGCTCACTTTCAGTTCCTCAGTGGTAATAGGTCTTAAAGGGCTAGAAAGGTCAAGAAAATAAGGAGAAGTTTTTATTAGCATATTTAACCTCCTGGATTTGTCAGCATATAGAGTGGGGAGGGGAGAGTTTGGTGAATTAAATTGTGGAGGTACGCATCATCCCCCTCTAGTGTGGTAAACACTTTAGCTTTGACCTTCCACTGTTGATTTGTCTTGGACATCAGCCATGTGTTAACAGGCAGAGCAAAGCTTTGTGTGTGAGCAGTCGCTGTATGTTGGCAGTCTGGATGAATGTGACGGCACACTCAGGCTTTAGGACCCATGAAGCAGGAGTCAGCAGTGAAATCACCGGGCAGACATCTCCACACGGCTATGACTTGTTACTTGACTCGacactgctgcagaaacataACGTGAGTGTTGAATTACCCATGTGGCAGTACTGGCCTTTTGTATaagtatttatttcaaatacCTACATATATAGACTTATTGTTGATAGTACTTAAAATTTGATTTCAAAAGAATTttacacaaatgacaaaaaaaaaaaaaaaagattgatttattttttggttattCATGTTTTACATGTGAATTCAGTATTTTTGGTGATTGCCAGAATCTTTGATTAACAGTAATTTGGAGAAGGGCTGGCATTTTAAACAGTAGTATGAACAGGGATGAGTAACAGTAACAAAATAtcctacattttttaaataaaactgtaaataagtTTTATTTCAAAGCAAGCACAAGGTAAAAATTCAGGTATTTTTACACATATTGTAAATGTGGTGTTTTACATGCAAATGATTCTTCCCCTTGCTTCACACTGGGTCAATATATGATGTAAAAGTTTCTAAAATTGTGGGAACAgcataaaaaacacattctgaaCACAAGTGTTACTATTATTGGGCTTTATGGACTAGGAAAATCCATAAAATGAGAGTTAATGAAACATACTGTTCATATATGTGTGATAAACACTGAAATGCCCTTAATACCGTGCATAAAAAGTGTTGACGATGATTCAATTAAAAAGaagttcatttatttctaatttctaCTAATGACACTAGGGGGCATCAAATTACTGCAGTTCAACTCTGCTGCGTTTGTGTCCGTTCGCCGCATGTCAGTCCAATCAAATGTGATCTGAAGTGTGTTATCTCGTTACAATTGAGAGCAAGTACGACAGAGAAGAGGGTTATGGAATTAATATCtggtgcaacacacacacacacacatagagaacACAAGAAAATATCACTTGGAAGCTACAAGCTCATACTACATTTGGTAGAGTACCATAACAATAATCAAAGCCCCACGCCGCTGCTGGACCGCCTCCTCCTGTTGTTAACTCCGCCCAGAAGAGAGACGTCAACGAGTCACGGTCGTGACGTGCGGACGCatcgctcctcctcctcctcctcctcctcctcctcctccgtccCGGAGCAAAGCATCGTCAAAATCATCATCCATcacccttctctctctctctctcctcctcctcctctctctctgttgtcttTTTAATGTAACTTCTGACTGATCGGGGGAGCAGGGAGCGTCTGGGAAGCCTGGTCTGGCGACTCTGTCTCTGACTAAGGATCTGCTGGCACGGTATTTAAAGCTGGACACACGGGACAGAAAGGATCAGATTGTATGTTACTTGGGATAACGTTGTGGATTTTTGGCTCGGTGTTGTCggtatttatttttccttctgtGGATGGAGTGCATTTTCTCGGTCTGAATGAAGCCTTCTTTTTGGATTTCCACCGCGCCGACGCTGTTTCTGGGTGACTGCCCATTCATTACTTGTGAGGTCGCGCGTTATAATTTTATTAGCGTTTTATCATGAGCTCTATTCATATTTTTAAGTGTAAGTTGTATTCAATTCTGCCAAATAATGCCACAGTTTCCCTGAATGTGTATTAGTGATTCACGAGGACAGTTCTTGTGCGTGAATTTTTGCGTAAAAAGAGGAAAGTTGGGCGCGCAAAGTTTTGGAGACTGTCGATATGGCTATGGTGGCGTGGAGAAACCCCGAGGGCACCGGGGACGCTCAGGGGACCCTCTCCTCCCCGGTGTCCCAGGTTGCACCGCTGTCTTTGTCCGGGGAGCTAACGGGACACATGAATACTGCGTCCTCTCTGGAAATCCCCCCGTCGGCAGCAGCACCCCAGGGCGCACCGCAGTCCAATCCGTCCAGCACCACTACAACGACCGCcaccacaaacaacaacaacacctcctcttcctcgtcctcctcgtctgtggacaaacagcagagccAGCAGATCGAGTGCATCGTGTGCGGGGATAAATCCAGCGGGAAGCATTACGGACAGTTCACATGTGAAGGTTGTAAGAGCTTCTTTAAACGCAGCGTCAGGAGGAACCTGACCTACACCTGCAGGGCAAACAGGAACTGTCCGGTAGACCAGCACCACCGCAACCAGTGCCAGTACTGTCGCCTCAAGAAATGCCTCAAAGTCGGCATGAGGAGGGAAGGTACGGGCTGGCACCCTCCTGTTGTCGCTATCGGTATTATCACATCATACTATCCAACACTACACAGTCGAGGGCTCTGCTCAAATTCACATAATCCTCTGCGTTATTTTCTTTCAGCACATCTGTCCTCTACACGCTAACATTATGCACGCTATCCTACATTTGGATAGCACAGCCAGTGCCTACGTCATTTCTCTCTGGACAcgctcatttctgttttttgatcCTCTTCATTGTAGAGACATATCATTTCTCCGCCTAATCGCATTTGTATATATCTGAatattctgtctgtgtttggtgCCAGCCTCTGTAGTCTTTCTACCGTCTGTGATGTTACAGCGATGAGCGTCTCTAGCGTCTTTCGTAGGTTATATCCTGCTATTCGTCCGCTGTGTCCGTCAGGACGCGGCCATTATTGTGTCTGAAACAGCCTGAAGATGTCACATGTTTAAATTCTCTGTCTTTTACTTTCATTTCCTAAAGTCTTTTTCTGTTGAATTGTGGCCTTCAAGTGCGTGACGCGTTTGGTGGATTATGCGTGCGCACGTGAactgtgcgtgcgtgtgtgtaagcGTGTGTGGTCAGATTCATTATGCATGCTGCTTGCACAGGCCCAGCGTAGCCTCACGCTACTGTTAGTTATTTCCACGATCACTATTATAAGACGCGTTTCATTGAAACGTTCAATAATTACGCAGAAAATTACGCAGATGAAACAGGATTATTCGGCTACCAGAGTCATGGCTACAAGAAATGAATTAGAATGAGTTAAAGACGTTTTGTAGTGATTTGAAATAAAGACCCTCAGGTTTCCACAGACACTGTGAAATATGTCGAGGCCTTGTTGTCAGAGCATCTACCTGAATGTGACTTTGATTTGCGTGTCAGTCTAGTGCAGGCTCCCATTGCTGAACCTGTAAAGGCTAAAatagtagtgtgtgtgtctgtctctgtgtgtgtgtgtgtgtgtgtgtgtgtgactgagcgTGTGCTTTACAAGAGACTCCCtgcatttaactttttttaaatgtcatctgTGTCGCTTTAATCGCCTCATAGCTGGATttgacatttctgctgtttttcgTTGCAGCTGTGCAAAGAGGCAGAATTCCGACCCAGACCTACCATGGCCAGTTCGCCCTGACAAACGGAGACCCTCTGCAGTGTCACTCCTACCTTTCCGGATACATCTCTCTCCTGCTGCGGGCCGAGCCCTACCCGACCTCCAGGTTCGGCTCCCAGTGCCTGCAGAGCAACAACATCATGGGCATAGAGAACATCTGTGAGCTGGCTGCCCGGATGCTCTTCAGCGCCGTGGAGTGGGCCCGCAACATCCCCTTCTTCCCGGACCTGCAGGTACCGGACCAGGTGGCACTGCTCCGCCTCACCTGGAGCGAACTGTTTGTCCTGAACGCCGCCCAGTGCTCCATGCCCGTCCACGTCGCGCCGCTGCTCGCCGCCGCCGGCCTCCACGCCTCCCCGATGTCCGCTGACCGGGTAGTGGCCTTTATGGACCACATCCGGGTCTTCCAGGAGCAGGTGGAGAAGCTCAAGGTGCTGCACGTGGATTCGGCGGAGTACAGCTGCATCAAGGCCATCGTGCTGTTCACTACAGGTAAATAAACGCGCCCTCTCCACATCCGGACATGAAGGCCTGGATGGCTGGTTTTTAGTAGGGCAGGGCCAAAAACATTGTCCGCCCAAATAACCAACGTAGTAGATCataaccaaaaaataaaactaaaaagagaACACAGCTCTCTATAGACTGCTTCATGGAGGGGATGATTTTAAAGAAAAGCTTCACTTAACAGACATTTCTTAATAAAAACGGGCATCAATCatctaaatatattttcaaagaaaaccGTGTCTTTTGATAATAATGATGCCTAAACATTAGTATAGTGGGAAATAACACGCAGGTTAAAAATACactcacattttttatttgtcttagGAAAATATGAATGTCCCGTGAGCTATAGTATTTatgcaaaaagaaatgaaaagccaccacctaaattaaataaatgaatcttctggACATTgcattaaagtttttttttaatttaatttaattttactgttaaaaaatacatgcaaaacaataaaacatgtattttccTACAATTTGCAAAGTAACATCTGATCTTcaattatttaataaattaatatatttaatatagtTTATGCTTTGTTTACTTTTGAAAAGTCCAAGGTTCATATAACTAATGTTATTCCTTTACTGTTGCTATTAGTCTTTACAGTGAACCTATATGACCTCAGCCCTACAGACTGGTTTACAGACCATGTagcctttaaataaaaatacaatacaattctgggtgtttaacattttaaaacataataataataatttatttaattgttgCTTCACATGGAAGATACATCTTCAAGGTACTtttaacaaatatgttttatccgctaagttttttttttcagtttcagaaagCAGCAATATTAACTTGTAATTTGCATGCTCTGTATTTTGCATTTACTTTTcaaaaagtgaacaaaaaatttaaatagGACAATTGTGGGCTTTTTTCTGATTCTAAATCCACCGCGTTACATGtgaataacaaaaacaggtcgattta
The Mastacembelus armatus chromosome 3, fMasArm1.2, whole genome shotgun sequence DNA segment above includes these coding regions:
- the LOC113122838 gene encoding COUP transcription factor 2-like isoform X1, with protein sequence MAMVAWRNPEGTGDAQGTLSSPVSQVAPLSLSGELTGHMNTASSLEIPPSAAAPQGAPQSNPSSTTTTTATTNNNNTSSSSSSSSVDKQQSQQIECIVCGDKSSGKHYGQFTCEGCKSFFKRSVRRNLTYTCRANRNCPVDQHHRNQCQYCRLKKCLKVGMRREGTGWHPPVVAIAVQRGRIPTQTYHGQFALTNGDPLQCHSYLSGYISLLLRAEPYPTSRFGSQCLQSNNIMGIENICELAARMLFSAVEWARNIPFFPDLQVPDQVALLRLTWSELFVLNAAQCSMPVHVAPLLAAAGLHASPMSADRVVAFMDHIRVFQEQVEKLKVLHVDSAEYSCIKAIVLFTTDACGLSDVAHVEGLQEKSQCALEEYVRSQYPNQPNRFGKLLLRLPSLRTVSSSVIEQLFFVRLVGKTPIETLIRDMLLSGSSFNWPYMPIQ
- the LOC113122838 gene encoding COUP transcription factor 2-like isoform X2; the protein is MAMVAWRNPEGTGDAQGTLSSPVSQVAPLSLSGELTGHMNTASSLEIPPSAAAPQGAPQSNPSSTTTTTATTNNNNTSSSSSSSSVDKQQSQQIECIVCGDKSSGKHYGQFTCEGCKSFFKRSVRRNLTYTCRANRNCPVDQHHRNQCQYCRLKKCLKVGMRREAVQRGRIPTQTYHGQFALTNGDPLQCHSYLSGYISLLLRAEPYPTSRFGSQCLQSNNIMGIENICELAARMLFSAVEWARNIPFFPDLQVPDQVALLRLTWSELFVLNAAQCSMPVHVAPLLAAAGLHASPMSADRVVAFMDHIRVFQEQVEKLKVLHVDSAEYSCIKAIVLFTTDACGLSDVAHVEGLQEKSQCALEEYVRSQYPNQPNRFGKLLLRLPSLRTVSSSVIEQLFFVRLVGKTPIETLIRDMLLSGSSFNWPYMPIQ
- the LOC113122838 gene encoding COUP transcription factor 2-like isoform X3; this translates as MAMVAWRNPEGTGDAQGTLSSPVSQVAPLSLSGELTGHMNTASSLEIPPSAAAPQGAPQSNPSSTTTTTATTNNNNTSSSSSSSSVDKQQSQQIECIVCGDKSSGKHYGQFTCEGCKSFFKRSVRRNLTYTCRANRNCPVDQHHRNQCQYCRLKKCLKVGMRREVLFFVAAVQRGRIPTQTYHGQFALTNGDPLQCHSYLSGYISLLLRAEPYPTSRFGSQCLQSNNIMGIENICELAARMLFSAVEWARNIPFFPDLQVPDQVALLRLTWSELFVLNAAQCSMPVHVAPLLAAAGLHASPMSADRVVAFMDHIRVFQEQVEKLKVLHVDSAEYSCIKAIVLFTTDACGLSDVAHVEGLQEKSQCALEEYVRSQYPNQPNRFGKLLLRLPSLRTVSSSVIEQLFFVRLVGKTPIETLIRDMLLSGSSFNWPYMPIQ